From a single Solanum dulcamara chromosome 4, daSolDulc1.2, whole genome shotgun sequence genomic region:
- the LOC129884629 gene encoding peroxidase 5-like, which translates to MMKRAKLSTLLMLYFFTVFTLANASLKIGYYHSSCPNAESIVRKAVDKAVSRNPGLGAGIIRMHFHDCFVRGCDASILLDSTPGNPAEKEHPANNPSLRGYEVIDEAKIELESVCPQTVSCSDIIAFAARDSAFKLGGIRYSVPSGRRDGRISIKDEPTAHLPPSTLNAGELEENFAKKGLSLDEMVTLSGAHSIGRSHCSSFSDRHYSFNSTHTQDPTMDRRLAQQLMKRCPRPNSNTGSTDPIVPLDVVTPNRLDNKYYVNLKNNRGLLTSDQTLWNSPSTARMVRSNAIHGANWDRNFAAAMVKMGSIEVMTGMQGEIRKNCRVVN; encoded by the exons ATGATGAAGAGGGCTAAATTGTCAACTTTGTTGATGTTATATTTCTTCACTGTTTTTACACTTGCAAATGCATCTCTTAAGATTGGTTACTACCATTCAAGTTGCCCAAATGCAGAATCTATTGTGAGAAAAGCAGTGGACAAAGCCGTGTCTCGTAACCCTGGCCTTGGCGCTGGCATCATCAGGATGCATTTCCACGATTGTTTTGTTAGG GGATGTGATGCCTCAATCCTTTTGGATTCAACTCCAGGGAATCCAGCAGAAAAAGAACATCCAGCTAATAATCCAAGCTTACGAGGCTATGAAGTGATTGACGAGGCAAAAATTGAGCTAGAATCTGTTTGCCCACAAACAGTTTCTTGTTCAGATATAATTGCATTTGCTGCAAGAGATAGTGCTTTCAAGCTTGGAGGCATTAGATATTCAGTCCCATCAGGTCGTAGAGACGGAAGAATATCCATTAAAGATGAACCAACCGCACACCTTCCCCCGTCCACTTTAAATGCTGGAGAACTTGAGGAAAATTTTGCGAAAAAAGGACTTTCTTTAGATGAGATGGTAACACTTTCGGGTGCACATTCAATTGGAAGATCACATTGTTCTTCGTTTTCCGACAGACATtactctttcaattcaactcaCACGCAAGATCCTACGATGGATCGTAGATTAGCCCAACAATTGATGAAGAGATGTCCGCGTCCTAATTCTAACACTGGGAGTACTGATCCAATTGTTCCACTTGATGTTGTTACTCCAAATAGGTTGGACAATAAGTACTATGtcaatttgaaaaataacaGAGGACTGTTAACTTCGGATCAGACGCTATGGAACAGTCCATCAACGGCTAGGATGGTGAGGAGTAACGCGATTCATGGTGCAAATTGGGATCGTAATTTTGCAGCTGCAATGGTAAAAATGGGATCCATCGAGGTTATGACTGGGATGCAGGGAGAGATCAGGAAGAACTGCAGGGTTGTGAATTAA
- the LOC129886050 gene encoding ATP-citrate synthase alpha chain protein 2: MARKKIREYDSKRLLKEHLKRLAGIDLQICSAQVTESTDFTELTNKEPWLSSTKLVVKPDMLFGKRGKSGLVALNLDLAGVAEFVKARLGVEVEMGGCKAPITTFIVEPFVPHDQEYYLSIVSERLGCTISFSECGGIEIEENWDKVKTIFLPTEKPMTLEACAPLIATLPLEVRGKIGNFLMGVFDVFQDLDFSFIEMNPFTLVNGEPYPLDMRGELDDTAAFKNFKKWAGIEFPLPFGRVLSPTESFIHSLDEKTSASLKFTVLNPKGRIWTMVAGGGASVIYADTVGDLGYASELGNYAEYSGAPNEEEVLQYARVVLDCATANPDGRKRALIVGGGIANFTDVAATFNGIIRALREKEAKLKAARMHIYVRRGGPNYQTGLAKMRALGEELGVPLEVYGPEATMTGICKRAIDCIMSEE; encoded by the exons ATGGCGAGGAAGAAGATCAGAGAGTACGATTCCAAGAGACTTCTAAAGGAGCATTTGAAACGCCTTGCTGGTATCGATCTTCAGATCTGCTCTGCTCAA GTGACAGAATCTACAGATTTTACTGAGTTAACAAACAAAGAACCATGGCTTTCATCGACAAAGCTGGTTGTAAAACCAGACATGCTGTTTGGAAAGCGTGGAAAGAGTGGTTTGGTAGCTTTGAATCTAGATCTAGCAGGAGTTGCGGAGTTTGTAAAAGCACGACTTGGTGTGGAG GTTGAAATGGGTGGCTGCAAGGCACCTATAACAACATTTATTGTTGAACCATTTGTTCCCCATGACCAAGAATATTACCTTTCCATAGTCTCTGAAAGGTTGGGATGCACAATTAGCTTTTCAGAATGTGGAGGCATTGAGATTGAAGAGAACTGGGACAAG GTCAAGACAATATTCCTTCCGACAGAGAAACCTATGACCCTAGAGGCATGTGCTCCACTGATTGCTACTCTGCCCTTGGAG GTACGGGGAAAGATTGGCAATTTCCTAATGGGTGTTTTTGATGTGTTTCAAG ATCTCGATTTTAGTTTCATAGAGATGAACCCTTTTACGCTTGTAAATGGGGAGCCTTACCCATTGGATATGAGGGGAGAGTTGGATGACACAGCAGCCTTCAAAAATTTTAAGAA GTGGGCAGGCATTGAGTTTCCTCTGCCCTTTGGAAGAGTTTTGAGCCCTACCGAAAGCTTCATTCACTCTTTGGATGAGAAA ACTAGTGCCTCCTTAAAATTTACAGTTTTGAACCCAAAAGGTCGTATCTGGACAATGGTGGCTGGAGGAGGTGCAAGTGTTATATATGCTGATACA GTAGGGGATTTAGGCTATGCCTCTGAGCTTGGTAACTATGCCGAGTATAGTGGAGCTCCAAATGAAGAGGAGGTTCTGCAATATGCTCGAGTAGTTCTAGAT TGTGCTACTGCTAATCCTGATGGCCGTAAGAGAGCTCTCATTGTTGGAGGTGGTATTGCTAACTTCACTGATGTTGCTGCTACTTTCAATGGGATTATTCGGGCTCTTAGGGAGAAG GAAGCCAAGCTAAAAGCGGCTAGAATGCATATCTATGTACGAAGAGGTGGTCCAAATTATCAGACTGGCCTAGCAAAAATGCGCGCCCTAGGAGAGGAACTTGGAGTTCCCCTTGAG GTTTATGGACCAGAGGCTACCATGACGGGCATTTGCAAACGGGCAATTGATTGCATTATGTCTGAAGAGTAA
- the LOC129886051 gene encoding FACT complex subunit SPT16-like: MPEQRPGNGLPANGNVAGGNPYAIDLPTFSRRLKDLYSHWREHKDEFWGSSDVLAIATPPPSEDLRYLKSSAVNVWLLGYEFPETIMVFGSKQIHFLCSQKKASLLDVVKSTAKEVVGVEVVTHVKTKGEDGTTKMDNVLHAIHVKSISDAYDTPVIGYIAREGPEGKLLEAWTKKIKDSGLKLNDITSGLSDLFAVKDQNELVNVKKAAHLTASAMKNYVVPKLEKIIDEEKKVTHSSLMDDTEKAILEPAKVKVKLKAENVDICYPPIFQSGGIFDLRPSATSNDDGLYYDSASAIICAIGSRYSSYCSNLARTFLIDSTQMQTKAYEVLLKAQEAAIGALKPGNKVSAVYQAALAVVDRDAAEWVNNLTKSAGTGIGLEFRESGLILNAKNDTLLRPGMVFNVSLGFHNLQNETNKEKSRNFSLLLADTVIVTKDGCDVITHLSSKALKDVAYSFNEDEEEEEPQMKAESNGRDTMYSKATLRSDNHEISREEKRRLHQEELARQKNEETARRLAGEETLTGNNRSAKTSTDIVAYKSVNDLPPPREMIIQVDQKNEAILLPIYGNMVPFHVATVKTVSSQQDYIRIIFNVPGAPFSPTDVKNQGSIYLKEVSFRSKDHRHISEMVQVIKTLRRNYMSRESERAERATLVTQEKLVLAGNKFKPVRLPDLWIRPTFGGRARKLAGTLEAHANGFRYSTTRQDERVDIMFGNIKHVFFQPAEKEMVTLLHFHLHNHIMVGKKKTKDVQFYVEVMDVVQTLGGGKRSAYDPDEIEEEQRERDRKNKINMDFQSFVNRVNDIWSQPQFKGFDLEFDQPLRELGFHGVPYKSSAFIVPTSSCLVELVETPFLVITLSEIEIVNLERVGFGQKNCDMAIVFKDFKRDVMRIDSIPISSLDGIKEWLDTTDIKYYESKVNLNWRQVLKTITDEPQKFIDEGGWEFLNLEGTDSSSGDSESDQGYEPSDAEPESDSDDEESDSESLVDSEDDEEEDEDDDSEEEKGKTWEELEKEASYADREINESDSEDEKRKKKNFGKSRAAPSSAASKRMKFR; encoded by the coding sequence ATGCCAGAACAAAGACCAGGAAATGGCCTTCCTGCAAATGGGAATGTGGCAGGTGGAAATCCTTATGCAATTGACTTGCCTACTTTTAGTAGGCGACTGAAGGACTTATATTCACACTGGCGTGAACATAAAGATGAGTTTTGGGGTTCTTCTGATGTCCTTGCTATAGCTACTCCACCACCTTCAGAGGATTTAAGATACTTGAAATCCTCGGCTGTAAATGTATGGTTACTTGGGTATGAGTTCCCTGAGACTATAATGGTCTTTGGCAGCAAGCAGATACATTTTCTGTGtagccaaaagaaagcttcattGCTGGATGTTGTGAAATCGACTGCTAAAGAGGTTGTGGGAGTGGAAGTTGTCACACATGTGAAGACCAAAGGTGAGGATGGGACTACTAAAATGGACAACGTGCTCCATGCTATCCATGTAAAGTCAATATCTGATGCTTATGATACCCCTGTTATTGGATATATTGCTCGAGAAGGCCCTGAAGGAAAGCTCTTGGAGGCATGGACTAAGAAGATAAAAGATTCTGGCCTTAAGCTTAATGATATAACAAGTGGACTTTCTGACCTTTTTGCTGTGAAGGACCAAAATGAGCTTGTTAATGTGAAGAAAGCTGCACATCTGACTGCTTCTGCTATGAAGAACTATGTTGTTCCAAAGCTTGAGAAAATAATTGATGAGGAGAAGAAAGTAACTCATTCCTCGCTGATGGATGACACAGAAAAGGCTATTCTAGAGCCTGCTAAAGTCAAGGTGAAGCTGAAAGCGGAGAATGTTGATATATGTTACCCTCCAATCTTCCAGAGTGGTGGAATTTTTGATCTTAGACCTAGTGCTACAAGCAACGATGATGGTTTGTATTATGATTCTGCCAGTGCAATCATATGTGCAATTGGTTCACGATACAGCAGCTACTGTTCAAACCTTGCCAGAACGTTTCTAATTGATTCCACTCAGATGCAGACCAAGGCTTATGAAGTGCTTCTTAAAGCCCAGGAGGCAGCAATAGGTGCATTGAAGCCTGGTAACAAGGTGAGTGCTGTTTATCAAGCAGCTCTTGCTGTGGTTGACAGGGATGCTGCTGAATGGGTTAATAACCTGACAAAATCTGCCGGGACAGGGATTGGTCTTGAGTTTCGAGAGTCAGGGTTGATCCTTAATGCTAAGAATGATACACTGTTGAGACCGGGAATGGTTTTCAATGTGTCACTTGGTTTCCACAATCTTCAGAATGAGACCAACAAAGAAAAGAGCCGGAACTTTTCACTTTTGCTAGCAGATACTGTGATAGTCACAAAGGATGGTTGTGATGTGATCACCCATTTGAGCTCCAAAGCTTTGAAGGATGTGGCCTATTCCTTcaatgaagatgaagaagaagaggagccACAAATGAAAGCCGAGTCCAACGGTAGGGATACCATGTATTCCAAGGCAACACTTAGGTCTGACAATCATGAGATTTCAAGAGAAGAGAAGCGGAGGCTGCACCAGGAAGAACTTGCCCGTCAGAAGAATGAAGAGACTGCTCGACGTCTTGCTGGTGAAGAAACATTAACTGGGAATAACAGGAGTGCTAAGACTTCAACTGACATTGTTGCCTATAAGAGTGTCAATGACCTACCACCACCCAGAGAGATGATTATTCAGGTTGACCAAAAGAATGAGGCTATCCTTTTACCAATATATGGTAATATGGTTCCTTTCCATGTGGCTACTGTTAAGACTGTTTCAAGCCAACAGGACTACATCCGAATCATATTTAATGTTCCTGGTGCCCCTTTCTCACCTACTGATGTGAAGAATCAAGGTTCCATCTACCTAAAAGAAGTTTCATTTCGTTCCAAGGATCATAGGCACATAAGTGAAATGGTCCAGGTGATTAAAACACTTAGACGTAATTATATGTCAAGGGAGTCTGAGAGAGCTGAAAGAGCAACTTTAGTGACTCAGGAAAAACTTGTCCTTGCCGGGAATAAATTCAAGCCAGTTAGGCTACCTGACTTATGGATCCGTCCCACATTTGGTGGTCGTGCACGAAAGCTTGCTGGTACACTGGAAGCTCATGCCAATGGTTTCCGGTATTCAACCACAAGACAAGATGAACGTGTTGACATCATGTTTGGTAATATCAAGCATGTGTTCTTCCAGCCAGCAGAGAAGGAGATGGTTACCCTTCTTCATTTTCATCTGCACAACCACATAATGGTGGGGAAAAAGAAGACAAAGGATGTTCAGTTCTATGTTGAGGTAATGGATGTGGTCCAAACGCTTGGAGGTGGAAAGAGGTCTGCGTATGATCCAGATGAGATTGAGGAAGAACAGAGGGAAAGAGATCGAAAGAACAAAATCAACATGGACTTCCAGAGTTTTGTGAACCGGGTGAATGATATTTGGAGCCAGCCTCAGTTTAAGGGATTCGACCTGGAGTTTGATCAACCTCTGAGAGAACTTGGGTTCCATGGTGTTCCCTATAAATCATCAGCTTTCATTGTACCAACCTCCAGCTGTTTGGTTGAGCTGGTAGAGACGCCATTCCTTGTGATAACCCTAAGTGAGATTGAGATTGTTAACTTGGAGAGAGTTGGATTTGGGCAGAAGAACTGTGATATGGCAATTGTTTTCAAGGACTTCAAGCGCGACGTCATGCGGATAGATTCGATCCCTATTTCATCCCTTGATGGCATCAAGGAATGGCTTGACACAACTGACATCAAGTATTATGAGAGCAAGGTGAATCTGAACTGGCGTCAAGTACTGAAGACCATAACAGATGAACCACAGAAGTTTATTGATGAAGGTGGTTGGGAATTCTTAAACTTGGAAGGTACTGACTCATCATCTGGAGATTCAGAGTCAGACCAAGGTTATGAACCTTCGGATGCTGAACCTGAGTCAGACTCTGATGATGAAGAGTCTGATAGTGAGTCTCTGGTGGACTCTGAAGATGATGAGGAAGAGGATGAAGATGATGATTCAGAGGAAGAAAAAGGTAAAACATGGGAAGAGCTGGAGAAAGAAGCAAGCTATGCAGACAGGGAGATTAATGAATCAGATAgcgaggatgagaagaggaaaaagaagaacTTTGGCAAGTCACGAGCTGCTCCTAGTTCTGCTGCCAGCAAGCGAATGAAGTTCAGGTAG
- the LOC129886052 gene encoding FACT complex subunit SPT16-like: MADHRNSNAKVSNDKASGTANAYAINLENFGKRLKTLYSHWTEHNDELWGASEVLAIGTPPPSEDLRYLKSSALNMWLVGYEFPDTIMVFMKKQIHFLCSQKKASLLEAVKKTSKDIVGVDVVMHVRSKKDDGTGAMDAIFRAIQDQSESNGNDLPIVGHIAREAPEGNLLETWTEKLKNTQFRLCDVTNGFSDLFAVKDTAEIMNVKKAGYLTSSVMKHFVVPKLERVIDEEKKVSHSSLMDDTEKVILEPAKIKVKLKADNVDICYPPIFQSGGEFDLRPSASSNDQNLYYDSTSVIICAIGSRYNSYCSNVARTFLIDANPMQSKAYEVLLKAHDAAIGALKPGNKAGDVYQAALSVVEKEAPELVANLTRSAGTGIGLEFRESGLNLNGKNARMLKSGMVFNVSLGFQNLQTESKNPKTEKICVLLADTVVIGQNAPEVVTSMSSKAVKDVAYSFNEDEEEEEEQPKVKAKPVAANGLSSKAMLRSVNHETSREELRRQHQAELARQKNEETARRLTGGSSGGTDSRGAAKATGELLAYKNINDLPPPRELMIQVDQRSEAILLPIHGTMIPFHIATVKSVSSQQDTNRTCYIRIMFNVPGTPFTPHDTNTLKFQGSIYVKEVSFRSKDPRHITEVVQQIRTLRRQVVSRESERAERATLVTQEKLQVAGAKFKPIKLSDLWIRPVFGGRGRKLPGTLEAHTNGFRYGTSRPDERVDVMYGNIKHAFFQPAEKEMITVLHFHLHNHIMVGNKKTKDVQFYVEVMDVVQTIGGGKRSAYDPDEIEEEQRERDRKNKINMEFQTFVNKVNDLWTQPQFKGLDLEFDQPLRELGFHGVPHKSTAFIVPTSSCLVELVETPFVVITLCEIEIVNLERVGLGQKNFDMTIIFKDFKRDVMRIDSIPSTSLDGIKEWLDTTDLKYYESRLNLNWRQILKTITDDPEEFIENGGWEFLNLEGTDSESENSQESDQGYEPSDVEPVSSDEEDDESASLVESEDDEGEDSEEYSEEEGKTWEELEREASNADREKGAESDSDNDRKRRNMKAFGKGRPPERRNLGSIISKRPRFR, from the coding sequence AGTTCTTGCCATAGGAACTCCTCCTCCATCTGAGGATCTGCGGTATCTGAAGTCGTCAGCTTTAAATATGTGGTTAGTTGGGTATGAATTTCCTGATACTATCATGGTTTTCATGAAGAAGCAGATCCATTTTCTTTGTAGCCAGAAGAAGGCCTCCTTACTTGAAGCTGTCAAGAAAACCTCTAAGGATATTGTAggagtggatgttgtaatgcaCGTGAGGTCTAAAAAAGATGATGGGACTGGTGCAATGGATGCAATTTTTCGAGCTATACAAGATCAGTCAGAGTCAAATGGTAATGATTTGCCCATTGTTGGACACATTGCGAGAGAAGCTCCTGAAGGGAATCTTTTAGAGACATGGACTGAGAAGCTAAAGAATACACAATTTCGGCTCTGTGATGTAACTAATGGATTCTCTGACCTGTTTGCTGTCAAGGACACTGCTGAAATTATGAATGTGAAGAAAGCTGGTTATCTGACTTCATCAGTGATGAAGCATTTTGTAGTCCCAAAGCTAGAAAGGGTTATTGATGAGGAGAAGAAGGTGTCACATTCTTCACTAATGGATGACACTGAAAAGGTCATACTGGAACCTGCAAAGATTAAGGTGAAATTAAAGGCAGATAATGTCGACATCTGTTACCCTCCAATTTTTCAGAGTGGAGGAGAATTTGATCTGAGACCAAGTGCATCAAGCAATGATCAGAATCTTTACTATGATTCGACAAGTGTGATTATCTGTGCAATTGGTTCTCGATATAATAGTTACTGCTCAAATGTAGCTCGGACCTTTCTCATTGATGCCAATCCAATGCAAAGCAAGGCGTATGAAGTCCTTCTGAAGGCCCATGATGCTGCAATTGGAGCTCTGAAACCAGGAAACAAGGCTGGAGATGTCTACCAAGCAGCACTCAGTGTGGTTGAAAAGGAGGCACCTGAATTGGTTGCAAATTTGACAAGATCTGCAGGAACTGGAATTGGGCTTGAGTTCCGTGAAtcagggttaaacctcaatggCAAGAATGCTAGAATGCTGAAATCTGGCATGGTTTTTAATGTGTCTCTTGGGTTTCAGAATTTGCAAACAGAGTCTAAAAACcccaaaactgaaaaaatttgTGTTTTGCTTGCTGATACAGTTGTTATTGGTCAAAATGCTCCAGAAGTGGTGACCTCTATGAGTTCCAAAGCTGTAAAGGATGTGGCTTACTCATTCAACgaggatgaagaagaagaggaggagcaGCCAAAGGTCAAAGCTAAGCCTGTTGCCGCCAATGGACTCTCATCCAAGGCTATGCTTAGATCAGTTAACCATGAGACATCAAGGGAGGAACTAAGGCGGCAACACCAGGCAGAATTGGCCCGCCAAAAGAACGAAGAAACTGCACGGAGGCTCACAGGAGGAAGTTCTGGGGGCACAGATAGCCGTGGTGCTGCGAAAGCCACTGGAGAACTGCTTGCATATAAGAACATTAATGATCTGCCACCTCCAAGAGAGTTGATGATTCAGGTTGACCAGAGGAGTGAGGCTATTCTTTTACCTATTCATGGAACCATGATTCCATTCCATATTGCCACCGTGAAAAGTGTATCTAGTCAACAAGATACTAACCGTACCTGCTATATCCGGATAATGTTCAATGTTCCTGGCACTCCATTCACTCCTCATGACACAAATACTCTAAAGTTTCAGGGATCAATATATGTTAAAGAAGTTTCATTTCGTTCAAAGGACCCAAGGCACATCACTGAAGTGGTTCAACAAATAAGAACCCTCCGCAGGCAGGTTGTCTCTAGAGAATCAGAGAGAGCTGAGAGAGCAACTTTAGTAACACAGGAGAAACTTCAAGTTGCTGGAGCCAAATTTAAGCCAATCAAACTGTCAGATTTGTGGATTCGTCCAGTATTTGGTGGTCGTGGGAGAAAGCTTCCTGGTACTCTAGAGGCTCACACAAATGGATTCCGGTATGGAACTTCAAGGCCAGATGAGAGAGTGGATGTTATGTATGGTAACATTAAACATGCATTCTTCCAGCCAGCAGAAAAGGAAATGATTACAGTCCTCCACTTTCACCTGCACAATCACATAATGGTGGGAAACAAGAAAACCAAGGACGTGCAGTTCTATGTTGAAGTGATGGATGTTGTGCAGACAATTGGAGGTGGAAAAAGATCTGCTTATGATCCTGATGAGATTGAGGAGGAACAACGTGAGAGGGATCGGAAAAACAAGATTAACATGGAATTCCAAACATTTGTGAACAAGGTAAATGACCTCTGGACCCAGCCTCAATTTAAAGGGCTTGATTTGGAATTTGATCAGCCGTTGAGAGAGCTTGGATTCCACGGAGTACCCCACAAGTCAACAGCTTTTATAGTCCCAACATCTAGCTGCCTTGTTGAGCTCGTAGAGACGCCTTTTGTTGTGATCACTCTCTGTGAGATTGAGATAGTCAACTTGGAGAGGGTTGGTCTCGGGCAGAAAAATTTTGACATGACAATTATATTCAAGGACTTCAAAAGAGATGTTATGCGAATTGATTCTATCCCTTCAACTTCCCTCGATGGCATCAAGGAGTGGCTCGATACAACTGACCTTAAGTACTATGAGAGCAGGCTGAATCTGAACTGGCGTCAGATACTGAAAACAATTACTGATGATCCGGAAGAGTTCATAGAGAATGGCGGATGGgaatttttgaatttagaaGGTACTGATTCGGAATCTGAGAACTCACAGGAGTCTGATCAAGGATATGAACCTTCAGATGTAGAACCTGTCTCGTCAGATGAGGAAGATGATGAAAGCGCATCACTAGTGGAGTCAGAGGATGATGAAGGAGAGGACTCTGAGGAATattcagaagaagaagggaaAACATGGGAAGAGTTGGAAAGAGAAGCAAGCAATGCCGACAGAGAGAAAGGAGCTGAATCAGACAGTGACAATGATAGGAAAAGGAGGAATATGAAGGCTTTTGGGAAAGGCCGTCCTCCAGAGAGAAGAAATCTCGGTAGCATCATTTCCAAGAGACCCAGGTTTAGGTAA